The proteins below come from a single Myxococcus virescens genomic window:
- a CDS encoding chemotaxis protein CheW has product MSRFSELLDDFFYRPDEDVSGLQDFAAGSDGVLPAAPEEVPEEYLAFRLEGECYAVPIRGVREISKVPPLTEIPRAEPQLLGVMNLRGELLPVYDVKVRLRLAERAPLVAGPDAPAPPRSARILVLRTETGPAGVWVDGVVGVVKLKPSMLEAPPPGMRVGDRDCVVGMGRRGPMLYILLDAEQALAP; this is encoded by the coding sequence GTGTCCCGGTTCTCGGAACTGCTCGACGACTTCTTCTACCGTCCTGACGAGGACGTCTCCGGGCTCCAGGACTTCGCGGCGGGCAGCGACGGTGTCTTGCCCGCGGCCCCCGAAGAGGTGCCCGAGGAGTATCTGGCCTTTCGCCTGGAAGGGGAGTGCTACGCGGTCCCCATCCGGGGGGTGCGTGAAATCTCCAAGGTTCCGCCGCTGACGGAGATTCCCCGCGCCGAGCCTCAACTCCTGGGGGTGATGAACCTGCGCGGTGAGCTGCTGCCCGTATACGACGTCAAGGTGCGGCTGCGGCTGGCGGAGCGGGCGCCCCTGGTCGCCGGGCCCGACGCGCCGGCGCCGCCCCGGAGCGCTCGCATCCTCGTGCTGCGCACGGAGACGGGGCCCGCGGGGGTGTGGGTGGATGGCGTGGTGGGCGTGGTGAAGCTCAAGCCGTCCATGCTGGAGGCGCCGCCACCGGGGATGCGCGTGGGTGACAGGGATTGCGTGGTGGGCATGGGCCGGCGTGGCCCCATGCTCTACATCCTCTTGGACGCGGAACAGGCGCTCGCCCCATGA
- a CDS encoding chemotaxis protein CheA produces the protein MSPVSKALAEFVAEATEILDALARDLLVLDERRGYEADPDLVNGIFRAAHSLKGLSGLFGQERISRLAHGTEDLLDRLRLGKLLLDGAVLDALIEALDAFQALLGEAARGAESESLSARVDAMAARMASMGAPAEVAADDPLDRLELEAQVRSVFTEYEEHRLRENVRRGVSLWRVRAAFDLSDFDKGLAELNARLKPLGEVISTLPSAQPGGAHGIAFDLIFGAQVDRVSLETGLKGTPAELSALTVRPAAAAATSALLQAAQPAATIRASGGAKSETRPGDAATQDGDAGAAQDAAAGGVAAPDVPIRVTDAAPEASRKGATPSRGSRGTSTDAKALPAAGHSASPKGGGKKKGGRATPAAMPPEAQQPLLPHVPEDTEPGPLEWPTSDADVPANAGGSSSPTAAPGPSSVPVVAYLQGAAKASPKGLSVAPAAPAGAPVSTPAALTADTSLRSLTQTVRVDIGRLDGLINMVGELLLIKANLQRLAESARQDGAVALSKLFGQELARETRGLERKLEALQEGLLEARMVPVGQVFDKLARLVRRITREAGKEIELAISGGEVELDKLIVEELSDPLMHLIRNAIDHGVESPDARLAAGKPRRAVVGLRAEQKGNHVVIEVSDDGSGIDEVRVREVAITRGLITFAQAQEMSRRELLNLIFQPGFSTARSVSELSGRGVGLDVVKNNLGNLSGIIDVWSERGKGTAFHLTLPVTLAIIRALLVGVSGRTYAVPLNSVLEIISVQPKEIRTVERREVLDLRGQTLPFVRLARMFALPERPVSRHFVVVVGLAQERLGIAVDELHGQQDIVTKPLGGRLQSVRGISGATELGNRRTVLVLDVAALLEEGMAVERRRA, from the coding sequence GTGAGTCCGGTAAGCAAGGCGCTGGCCGAGTTCGTGGCCGAGGCGACGGAGATTCTCGACGCCCTGGCCAGGGACCTGCTCGTGCTCGACGAGCGCCGGGGCTACGAGGCGGACCCGGACCTGGTCAACGGCATCTTCCGCGCGGCGCATTCGCTCAAGGGGTTGTCGGGGCTGTTCGGCCAGGAGCGCATCTCCCGGTTGGCGCATGGGACGGAGGACCTGCTCGACAGGCTTCGGCTGGGGAAGCTGCTGCTGGACGGCGCGGTCCTCGATGCGCTGATTGAAGCGCTGGATGCGTTCCAGGCGCTGCTGGGCGAGGCCGCTCGCGGCGCGGAGAGCGAAAGCCTGTCCGCCCGCGTGGATGCGATGGCCGCGCGGATGGCGTCGATGGGCGCTCCGGCGGAGGTGGCTGCGGACGACCCGCTGGACCGCTTGGAACTGGAGGCGCAGGTCCGCTCCGTCTTCACGGAGTACGAGGAACACCGGCTGCGGGAGAACGTGCGGCGGGGTGTGTCGCTGTGGCGCGTGCGGGCCGCCTTTGATTTGTCCGACTTCGACAAGGGACTGGCGGAGCTCAACGCGAGGCTCAAGCCGCTGGGCGAGGTCATCAGCACGTTGCCGTCCGCGCAGCCGGGTGGCGCGCATGGCATCGCGTTCGACCTGATTTTCGGTGCGCAGGTCGACCGTGTGTCCCTGGAGACGGGCCTGAAGGGGACGCCCGCGGAGCTGTCCGCGCTGACGGTGCGCCCGGCCGCGGCGGCTGCGACGAGCGCGCTGCTTCAGGCCGCGCAACCCGCCGCGACGATTCGCGCGTCCGGGGGCGCGAAGTCGGAGACGCGGCCTGGAGACGCGGCGACGCAGGATGGGGACGCAGGCGCTGCTCAGGACGCAGCGGCAGGGGGCGTCGCGGCTCCTGATGTGCCCATCCGCGTGACGGATGCGGCCCCAGAGGCGTCGCGGAAGGGCGCAACGCCCTCGCGCGGCTCCCGGGGGACGTCCACGGACGCCAAGGCTTTGCCCGCGGCGGGGCATTCGGCGTCGCCCAAGGGCGGCGGCAAGAAGAAGGGGGGGCGCGCGACGCCCGCCGCGATGCCTCCCGAGGCGCAGCAGCCGCTCCTTCCGCACGTACCGGAAGACACGGAGCCTGGGCCCCTGGAATGGCCCACGTCGGACGCCGACGTGCCTGCCAATGCCGGCGGCTCGTCTTCACCGACTGCCGCGCCCGGCCCCTCCAGTGTGCCCGTCGTCGCCTACCTCCAGGGCGCCGCCAAGGCATCACCCAAGGGGCTCTCGGTGGCCCCAGCGGCACCGGCCGGCGCCCCCGTGAGCACCCCAGCGGCGCTGACGGCGGACACGTCGCTGCGCTCCCTGACGCAGACCGTGCGGGTGGACATCGGGCGCCTGGATGGCCTCATCAACATGGTGGGCGAGCTGCTGCTCATCAAGGCCAACCTCCAGCGGCTCGCGGAGTCCGCGAGGCAGGACGGCGCGGTGGCGCTCTCCAAGCTGTTCGGCCAGGAGCTGGCGCGCGAAACGCGAGGCCTGGAGCGCAAGCTGGAAGCCCTCCAGGAAGGCCTCCTGGAAGCGCGGATGGTCCCCGTGGGCCAGGTGTTCGACAAGCTGGCGCGGTTGGTGCGACGCATCACCCGCGAGGCGGGCAAGGAAATCGAGCTCGCCATCAGCGGCGGCGAGGTGGAGCTGGACAAGCTCATCGTCGAGGAACTCAGCGACCCGCTGATGCACCTCATCCGCAACGCCATCGACCACGGCGTCGAATCCCCCGACGCCCGTCTGGCCGCGGGCAAGCCCCGGCGCGCGGTGGTGGGCCTGCGCGCCGAGCAGAAGGGCAACCACGTCGTCATCGAGGTGAGTGACGACGGCTCTGGTATCGACGAGGTGCGCGTGCGCGAGGTGGCCATCACGCGCGGCCTCATCACCTTCGCGCAGGCCCAGGAGATGAGCCGGAGGGAGCTGCTCAACCTCATCTTCCAGCCCGGCTTCTCCACCGCCCGCAGCGTGTCCGAGCTCTCCGGCCGGGGCGTCGGCCTGGACGTGGTGAAGAACAACCTGGGCAACCTGTCGGGCATCATCGACGTGTGGAGCGAGCGCGGAAAGGGCACCGCCTTCCACCTCACGCTCCCCGTCACACTGGCCATCATTCGCGCGCTGCTGGTGGGCGTCAGTGGCCGCACCTACGCGGTGCCGCTCAACAGCGTGCTGGAAATCATCTCCGTCCAGCCCAAGGAAATCCGCACCGTGGAGCGGCGCGAGGTCCTGGACCTGCGCGGACAGACGTTGCCCTTCGTGCGGCTGGCTCGCATGTTCGCCTTGCCGGAGCGCCCGGTGAGTCGCCACTTCGTCGTGGTGGTGGGCCTGGCCCAGGAGCGCCTGGGCATCGCCGTGGACGAATTGCACGGTCAGCAGGACATCGTCACCAAGCCCCTGGGGGGCAGGCTCCAGTCCGTCCGGGGCATCTCCGGCGCCACCGAACTGGGCAACCGGCGCACCGTCCTGGTGCTGGACGTGGCGGCGCTCCTGGAAGAGGGCATGGCCGTGGAGCGGCGTCGCGCCTGA
- a CDS encoding response regulator, which translates to MRVKVLIVEDSKASREYIAAMVEAVEGVEVVVTSSGFEALKLLPRHRFELIITDINMPDINGLELINFVKKNPNYREVPLFIITTEGRDQDRERGLALGAAEYLVKPFLPGSLEALLRRYLKLP; encoded by the coding sequence ATGCGTGTCAAGGTGTTGATTGTCGAGGACTCGAAAGCATCGCGCGAGTACATCGCCGCGATGGTCGAGGCCGTGGAGGGCGTCGAGGTGGTGGTGACCTCGAGCGGCTTCGAGGCCCTGAAGCTGCTGCCGCGTCACCGCTTCGAGCTCATCATCACCGACATCAACATGCCTGACATCAACGGGCTGGAGCTCATCAACTTCGTCAAGAAGAACCCCAACTACCGCGAAGTGCCGCTCTTCATCATCACCACGGAGGGGCGCGATCAGGACCGCGAGCGCGGGCTCGCGCTGGGCGCCGCGGAGTATCTGGTCAAGCCCTTCCTCCCCGGGAGCCTCGAAGCGCTCCTGCGGCGCTACCTGAAGCTGCCGTGA
- a CDS encoding M17 family peptidase N-terminal domain-containing protein → MSQTTTHDIGLEGLDTLGGVDALCLFIAEDDRPLPSSAGFVDWRLCGSLSRVLKAGFFTGAKDDWLLLPSDGKLAVPRIFVVGLGARQRLDAGTLNDAMAEAGRVLSKARVESVALEVPAGGQVEDAARAAAFQKGFLPAFKGERVAVLADKGLVKSLPARKG, encoded by the coding sequence GTGAGCCAGACGACGACGCACGACATCGGATTGGAGGGCCTGGACACGCTCGGCGGGGTGGACGCGCTCTGCCTCTTCATCGCCGAGGATGACCGGCCCCTGCCGTCCTCCGCGGGCTTCGTGGACTGGCGGCTGTGTGGCTCGCTCTCGCGGGTGCTCAAGGCCGGCTTCTTCACGGGCGCGAAGGATGACTGGCTGCTGCTGCCCTCGGACGGGAAGCTGGCGGTGCCCCGTATCTTCGTCGTGGGGCTGGGCGCGCGTCAGCGACTGGACGCGGGCACGTTGAACGACGCGATGGCTGAAGCGGGACGGGTGCTGTCCAAGGCCCGGGTGGAGTCCGTGGCGCTGGAAGTGCCCGCCGGTGGCCAGGTGGAGGACGCCGCGCGGGCCGCGGCTTTCCAGAAGGGCTTCCTGCCCGCGTTCAAGGGCGAACGGGTGGCCGTCCTGGCGGACAAGGGACTCGTCAAGTCGCTGCCTGCACGCAAGGGCTGA
- the nusB gene encoding transcription antitermination factor NusB, translated as MGARRTGRERALQALYQLEMATATTAEALESAWSAAEESNKRDPDAVKFARELVEGVQSHRDEIDQLIERHSHNWRLDRMSRIDRNVLRLGIFELKYRPDIPRKVSINEAVELGKNFGNEESSAFVNGLLDRVAVALNKP; from the coding sequence ATGGGCGCGCGAAGAACGGGACGTGAGCGTGCGCTGCAGGCGCTCTACCAGTTGGAGATGGCCACCGCGACGACGGCGGAGGCGCTGGAGTCGGCCTGGTCGGCCGCCGAGGAGAGCAACAAGCGGGACCCGGACGCGGTGAAGTTCGCCCGGGAGCTGGTGGAAGGTGTGCAGTCCCATCGGGACGAAATCGACCAGCTCATTGAGCGCCACAGCCACAACTGGCGCCTGGACCGCATGTCGCGCATCGACCGGAACGTGCTGCGACTGGGCATCTTCGAGCTGAAGTACCGCCCGGACATCCCCCGCAAGGTGTCCATCAACGAGGCGGTGGAGCTGGGCAAGAACTTCGGCAATGAAGAATCGAGCGCGTTCGTCAACGGGCTCCTGGACCGCGTCGCGGTCGCCTTGAACAAGCCGTGA
- the ribH gene encoding 6,7-dimethyl-8-ribityllumazine synthase encodes MPRYFDGDFLPPKGRFAICVARFNGFITEELAKGAVDTLVRHGVADADIDVYRCPGTYELPGLVRRVTETRQYVGVITLGAVIRGGTPHFDYVAGECAKGIGAVAFEAAAATPATTVTFGVLTTDTVEQAIDRAGVKAGNKGAEATLACIEMVNLYAKMSATDGRKA; translated from the coding sequence ATGCCTCGCTACTTCGACGGTGACTTTCTACCCCCCAAGGGCCGCTTCGCCATCTGCGTGGCCCGCTTCAACGGCTTCATCACCGAGGAGCTGGCCAAGGGCGCCGTGGACACGCTGGTGCGCCACGGCGTGGCCGACGCGGACATCGACGTGTACCGCTGCCCCGGAACCTATGAGCTGCCCGGTCTGGTCCGGCGCGTGACCGAGACGCGGCAGTACGTGGGCGTCATCACCCTGGGCGCCGTCATCCGAGGCGGGACGCCGCACTTCGACTACGTGGCCGGCGAGTGCGCCAAGGGCATTGGCGCGGTGGCCTTCGAGGCCGCGGCGGCCACCCCGGCCACGACGGTGACTTTTGGCGTGCTGACGACGGACACGGTGGAACAGGCCATCGACCGGGCGGGCGTGAAGGCGGGGAACAAGGGAGCGGAGGCCACACTGGCCTGCATCGAGATGGTCAATCTGTACGCGAAGATGTCGGCGACGGACGGAAGGAAGGCGTAG
- a CDS encoding riboflavin synthase, with product MFTGLIQDLGRVERVIPGGMTDLWIHTALGAAAFELGESIAVNGACLTVVERTGDSFRVQAAPETLRRTTLGSVKPGDQVNLERALALGDRLGGHLVSGHVDAVSEVLETYPEGGSWVMGFRLPEELAPYFIEKGSVAIDGISLTVNTVEADRFRVQLIPETQERTTLKARGVGSKVNLEADQIGKYVARLFALQRGQGAPGGGGGLTAAAIAAAGFGTP from the coding sequence ATGTTTACCGGCCTCATTCAGGACCTTGGCAGGGTGGAGCGCGTCATTCCCGGCGGGATGACCGACCTGTGGATTCACACCGCGCTGGGCGCGGCGGCCTTCGAGCTGGGCGAGTCGATTGCCGTCAACGGCGCCTGCCTCACGGTGGTGGAGCGCACCGGCGACAGCTTCCGCGTGCAGGCCGCGCCGGAGACGCTGCGCCGGACGACGCTCGGCTCCGTGAAGCCCGGAGACCAGGTGAACCTGGAGCGGGCCCTGGCGCTGGGGGACCGGCTGGGCGGGCACCTGGTCTCTGGCCACGTGGACGCCGTCAGTGAGGTGCTGGAGACGTACCCGGAGGGAGGCTCCTGGGTGATGGGGTTCCGGCTGCCGGAGGAGCTGGCGCCGTACTTCATCGAGAAGGGCTCGGTGGCCATCGACGGCATCAGCCTCACCGTCAACACGGTGGAGGCGGACCGGTTCCGGGTGCAGCTCATCCCGGAGACGCAGGAGCGCACCACCTTGAAGGCGCGGGGCGTGGGGTCGAAGGTGAACCTGGAGGCGGACCAGATAGGGAAGTACGTGGCGCGGCTGTTCGCGCTCCAGCGGGGCCAGGGGGCTCCCGGGGGAGGTGGCGGGCTGACGGCGGCGGCCATCGCGGCTGCGGGGTTTGGCACGCCGTAG
- the ribD gene encoding bifunctional diaminohydroxyphosphoribosylaminopyrimidine deaminase/5-amino-6-(5-phosphoribosylamino)uracil reductase RibD, giving the protein MRLLTRARLEATRAPRAKRAADFDRAVAEFFMRIALEEAAKGLGRTSPNPVVGAVLVKGGRIIARGYHKKAGSAHAEVVALEAAGARAKGADLYTTLEPCDHYGRTPPCSMAIIEAGVRRVICASADPNPKVSGKGVARMRRAGLKVLTGVLAEDADRLNRPFFKMIRTGLPWVTLKAAVTLDGKLATATGDSRWVTGAPARAWVHRLRDSVDVILVGANTVRKDDPKLTTRLPGGGGKDPLRVVVDSHLRLSPGYTLFTQRSPARTVVATLEDPEGRKARRFLAQGVDVWQLREKAGQVDLKALLRRLAKGGHNHVMVEGGAEMYGSFLRGRLADSLALFLAPKLIGSPGLSWAGDLGVKEMAQALAVKDLAFERHGDDILLQALL; this is encoded by the coding sequence ATGCGGCTGTTGACACGGGCAAGGTTGGAAGCGACACGGGCGCCCCGGGCGAAGCGAGCAGCGGACTTCGACCGGGCGGTGGCTGAGTTCTTCATGCGCATCGCGCTGGAGGAAGCCGCCAAGGGCCTGGGCCGCACCAGCCCCAACCCCGTCGTGGGCGCGGTGCTGGTGAAGGGCGGGCGCATCATCGCCCGCGGCTACCACAAGAAGGCGGGCAGCGCGCACGCGGAGGTCGTCGCGCTGGAGGCGGCCGGTGCGCGCGCCAAGGGCGCGGACCTCTACACCACGCTGGAGCCGTGCGACCACTACGGGCGTACCCCGCCGTGCAGCATGGCCATCATCGAGGCGGGCGTCCGGCGCGTCATCTGCGCGTCGGCGGACCCCAACCCGAAGGTGAGTGGCAAGGGCGTGGCGCGGATGCGGCGCGCCGGGCTCAAGGTCCTCACGGGCGTGCTCGCGGAGGATGCGGACCGCCTCAACCGGCCCTTCTTCAAGATGATCCGCACGGGCCTGCCCTGGGTGACGCTCAAGGCGGCGGTGACGCTGGACGGGAAGCTGGCCACCGCGACCGGTGACTCGCGCTGGGTGACGGGGGCGCCGGCGCGCGCCTGGGTCCACCGGCTGCGGGACTCGGTGGACGTCATCCTGGTGGGGGCCAACACCGTCCGGAAGGACGACCCGAAGCTGACCACGCGGCTGCCTGGAGGCGGTGGGAAGGACCCGCTGCGCGTGGTGGTGGACAGCCACCTGCGCCTTTCCCCGGGCTACACCCTCTTCACGCAGCGCAGCCCCGCGCGCACCGTGGTGGCCACGCTGGAGGACCCGGAGGGCCGCAAGGCGCGGCGCTTCCTGGCCCAGGGCGTCGACGTCTGGCAGCTCCGCGAGAAGGCAGGGCAGGTGGACCTCAAGGCCCTGCTGCGGCGGCTGGCGAAGGGCGGCCACAACCACGTCATGGTGGAGGGCGGCGCGGAGATGTACGGCTCCTTCCTGCGTGGGCGCCTCGCGGATTCGCTGGCGCTGTTCCTGGCGCCCAAGCTGATTGGCAGCCCGGGCCTGTCGTGGGCCGGCGACCTGGGCGTGAAGGAGATGGCCCAGGCCCTGGCGGTGAAGGACCTCGCCTTTGAACGCCACGGCGACGACATCCTGCTCCAGGCGCTGTTGTAG
- the nrdR gene encoding transcriptional regulator NrdR yields the protein MRCPFCQDAENKVIDSRESHEGSVIRRRRECLTCKRRFTTYERVEELYPLIVKKDGRREAFDREKIVNGLKKACEKRPVSADQLEETVVAIERQLQGMGEKEVPSSVIGEEIMRRLRQLDEVAYVRFASVYRSFRDIAEFMDELKALREAEAREQRQSPPSAPVDKGG from the coding sequence ATGCGCTGCCCCTTCTGTCAGGACGCCGAGAACAAGGTCATCGACTCCCGTGAGTCACACGAGGGCTCCGTCATCCGGCGGCGCCGCGAGTGCCTGACCTGCAAGCGCCGCTTCACCACGTATGAGCGGGTGGAGGAGCTCTACCCGCTCATCGTGAAGAAGGACGGGCGGCGCGAGGCGTTCGACCGGGAGAAGATCGTCAACGGGCTGAAGAAGGCGTGTGAGAAGCGGCCCGTGTCGGCGGATCAGCTCGAGGAGACGGTGGTCGCCATCGAGCGGCAGCTGCAGGGCATGGGCGAGAAGGAAGTGCCCTCGTCCGTCATCGGCGAGGAGATCATGCGCCGGCTGCGGCAGCTGGACGAGGTGGCCTATGTCCGCTTCGCGTCCGTGTACCGCAGCTTCCGCGACATCGCGGAGTTCATGGACGAGCTGAAGGCCCTGCGCGAGGCGGAGGCGCGCGAGCAGCGCCAGTCGCCTCCCTCGGCACCGGTGGACAAGGGCGGTTAG
- the glyA gene encoding serine hydroxymethyltransferase gives MENIRTLAEVDPEIARVLREETQRQEEGLELIASENFVSPAVMEAVGSVLTNKYAEGYPGKRYYGGCEVVDVAENLAIARAKDLFGADAVNVQAHSGSQANMGAFMALMKPGDTMLSLDLNSGGHLTHGATFNFSGKLYKVVHYGLTRDTETIDFAQVESLAKEHKPKVIVVGASAYPRTLDFAKFREIADAVGAAMLVDMAHIAGLVAAGVHPSPVPVADIVTSTTHKTLRGPRGGLVLSREPYAKAINSQIFPGIQGGPLMHVIAGKAVAFKEALSPEFKAYQRQLVANAKALAEALQRAGLRLTSGGTDNHLMLVDLRPKKLTGKVAEAVLDKAGITVNKNMIPFDPEKPMTTSGIRVGTPAITTRGMREAEMAVVGRLIGEALDAAQDDAALARIKGQVKELSQGFPLYASRLK, from the coding sequence ATGGAGAACATCCGTACGCTGGCCGAAGTGGACCCGGAGATTGCCCGCGTCCTCCGCGAGGAGACCCAGCGCCAGGAGGAAGGGCTGGAGCTCATCGCTTCGGAGAACTTCGTCTCTCCGGCGGTGATGGAGGCGGTGGGCTCGGTGCTCACCAACAAGTACGCGGAAGGCTACCCCGGCAAGCGCTACTACGGCGGCTGCGAGGTGGTGGACGTGGCGGAGAACCTGGCCATCGCCCGCGCCAAGGACCTGTTCGGCGCGGACGCGGTCAACGTGCAGGCGCACTCCGGCAGCCAGGCCAACATGGGCGCCTTCATGGCGCTGATGAAGCCGGGCGACACCATGCTGTCGCTGGACCTCAACTCCGGCGGCCACCTCACCCACGGCGCCACGTTCAACTTCTCCGGCAAGCTCTACAAGGTCGTCCACTACGGCCTGACGCGTGACACGGAGACCATCGACTTCGCGCAGGTGGAGTCACTGGCCAAGGAGCACAAGCCGAAGGTCATCGTCGTGGGCGCCAGTGCGTACCCGCGCACGCTGGACTTCGCGAAGTTCCGTGAGATCGCCGACGCGGTGGGCGCGGCGATGCTGGTGGACATGGCGCACATCGCCGGCCTGGTGGCCGCGGGCGTGCACCCCTCGCCGGTGCCGGTGGCGGACATCGTCACCAGCACCACGCACAAGACGCTGCGCGGTCCGCGTGGTGGCCTGGTGCTGAGCCGCGAGCCCTACGCCAAGGCCATCAACAGCCAGATCTTCCCCGGCATCCAGGGCGGCCCGCTGATGCACGTCATCGCCGGCAAGGCGGTGGCCTTCAAGGAGGCGCTGTCGCCGGAGTTCAAGGCGTACCAGCGGCAGCTTGTCGCCAACGCGAAGGCGCTGGCGGAGGCGCTCCAGCGCGCGGGCCTGCGGCTGACGTCCGGTGGCACGGACAACCACCTGATGCTGGTGGACCTGCGCCCCAAGAAGCTCACGGGCAAGGTGGCCGAAGCGGTGCTGGACAAGGCCGGCATCACCGTGAACAAGAACATGATTCCGTTCGACCCGGAGAAGCCGATGACCACGTCCGGCATCCGGGTGGGCACGCCGGCCATCACCACGCGCGGCATGCGCGAGGCGGAGATGGCGGTGGTGGGGCGGCTCATCGGCGAGGCGTTGGACGCCGCGCAGGACGACGCCGCGCTGGCCCGCATCAAGGGGCAGGTGAAGGAGCTTTCGCAGGGGTTCCCGCTCTACGCCTCGCGGTTGAAGTAG
- the rpiB gene encoding ribose 5-phosphate isomerase B, whose protein sequence is MKVILASDHAGLELRQELVAALTARGVAHEDVGPVTRDSVDYPDFAARVSRAVASGEATLGVLVCGTGIGMSIVANKHKGIRAALCTTEFEARMARAHNDANVLCLGQRVVGAGVGRAILEAFLSTAFEGGRHERRVQMIREAESQG, encoded by the coding sequence GTGAAAGTCATCCTCGCTTCAGACCACGCGGGCCTGGAGCTCCGGCAGGAACTGGTGGCCGCGCTCACCGCGCGGGGCGTGGCCCACGAAGACGTGGGTCCCGTCACGCGGGACTCGGTGGACTATCCGGACTTCGCCGCGCGGGTGTCCCGCGCCGTGGCGTCCGGGGAGGCCACGCTGGGCGTGCTGGTGTGTGGCACCGGCATTGGCATGAGCATCGTCGCCAACAAGCACAAGGGCATCCGGGCGGCCCTGTGCACCACGGAGTTCGAGGCCCGGATGGCCCGGGCCCACAATGACGCCAACGTGCTGTGCCTGGGCCAGCGCGTGGTGGGGGCCGGCGTGGGCCGCGCCATCCTGGAGGCGTTCCTCAGCACTGCTTTCGAAGGCGGCCGCCACGAGCGGCGCGTCCAGATGATTCGCGAGGCCGAGTCCCAGGGCTAA
- the fabF gene encoding beta-ketoacyl-ACP synthase II, with translation MSQRRVVVTGTGLVSALGTGTEKNWQALIAGKSGIAQVTRFDVGKIDTRIAGEVKDFEPEAFIEKREVRRMDLYAQFALAAAQMAVTESGIPIGPDAPHGYMPEKVGVIVGSGIGGISSLEEQHRKGLEKGFDRLSPFFIIQMIINMAPGLISMRYNCKGPNWAPVSACATSAHAIGEAWKSIRLGETDAVIAGGAEAAITPLGLGGFSVMKALSTRNDDPAGASRPFDKDRDGFVMGEGAGILVLEEMEAAKKRGANILAEVVGYGANSDAYHVTQPAPEGEGAARCMRLALQSAGMNPEDVGYINAHGTSTPFNDANETKAIKTVFGDHARKLAVSSTKSMTGHMLGAAGGFEGVVSALALARNILPPTINQTTPDPDCDLDYVPNQAREARVDAVMSNSFGFGGTNAVLVFKRF, from the coding sequence GTGTCACAACGTCGAGTCGTCGTCACCGGAACCGGGCTTGTTTCGGCTCTGGGAACCGGAACCGAGAAGAACTGGCAGGCGTTGATCGCCGGCAAGTCGGGTATTGCCCAGGTCACGCGCTTTGACGTTGGCAAAATCGACACGCGCATCGCGGGCGAGGTGAAGGACTTCGAGCCCGAGGCGTTCATCGAAAAGCGCGAAGTGCGCCGGATGGACCTGTATGCGCAGTTCGCATTGGCTGCCGCGCAGATGGCCGTGACGGAGTCGGGCATTCCCATTGGCCCGGATGCGCCGCACGGCTACATGCCGGAGAAGGTCGGCGTCATCGTCGGCTCGGGCATCGGCGGTATCTCTTCGCTGGAAGAGCAGCACCGCAAGGGGTTGGAGAAGGGGTTCGACCGGTTGTCGCCCTTCTTCATCATCCAGATGATCATCAACATGGCGCCCGGCCTCATCTCCATGCGGTACAACTGCAAGGGGCCGAACTGGGCGCCGGTGTCCGCGTGCGCCACCAGTGCCCACGCCATTGGCGAGGCCTGGAAGTCCATCCGCCTGGGTGAGACGGACGCGGTCATCGCCGGCGGCGCCGAGGCGGCCATCACCCCGCTGGGGCTGGGTGGCTTCTCGGTGATGAAGGCGCTGTCCACGCGCAATGATGATCCGGCCGGGGCCAGCCGTCCCTTCGACAAGGACCGTGACGGCTTCGTCATGGGCGAGGGCGCGGGCATCCTGGTGCTGGAGGAGATGGAGGCCGCGAAGAAGCGCGGCGCCAACATCCTGGCGGAGGTGGTGGGGTACGGTGCCAACTCGGACGCGTACCACGTCACCCAGCCGGCGCCGGAAGGCGAGGGCGCGGCGCGCTGCATGCGGCTGGCGCTCCAGTCCGCGGGGATGAACCCGGAGGACGTGGGCTACATCAACGCTCACGGCACCTCGACGCCGTTCAACGATGCGAACGAGACCAAGGCCATCAAGACGGTGTTCGGCGACCACGCGCGGAAGCTCGCCGTGTCGTCGACCAAGTCGATGACGGGCCACATGCTCGGCGCGGCGGGCGGCTTCGAGGGCGTGGTCAGCGCGCTGGCGCTGGCGCGGAACATCCTGCCGCCCACCATCAACCAGACGACGCCTGATCCGGACTGCGACCTGGACTACGTGCCCAACCAGGCGCGTGAGGCCCGGGTGGACGCGGTGATGAGCAACTCGTTTGGCTTCGGCGGCACCAACGCCGTGCTGGTGTTCAAGCGCTTCTAG